From Brienomyrus brachyistius isolate T26 chromosome 21, BBRACH_0.4, whole genome shotgun sequence, the proteins below share one genomic window:
- the fubp1 gene encoding far upstream element-binding protein 1 isoform X4 yields MADYSSVAPPSSNSGGGVNDAFKDALQRARQIAAKIGGDGGVPPPPVANEFGYGGQKRPLEDADDSWTSLSSRTHWEGFQSSFTDQPETKKMASQSDPFSSVMGGMNSAPRSTSEEFKVPDGMVGFIIGRGGEQISRLQQESGCKIQIAQDSGGLPERSVTLTGSPDSIQTAKRLLTEIVEKGRPQPFMHSDGQGMAVQEILVPATKAGLVIGKGGETIKQLQERAGVKMVMIQEGPQNTGADKPLRISGEPFKVQQAKEMVMELIRDQGFREQRGEYGSRMGGGDTLDVPVPRFAVGIVIGRNGEMIKKIQNDTGVRIQFKPDDGSMPERIAQIMGPPDRAQHAAEIIADLLRSVQAGGPPGPGGRGRGRGQGNWNMGPPGGLQEFTFTVPAMKTGLIIGKGGETIKSISQQSGARVELQRNPPPNTDPNLKIFTIRGSPQQIDYARQLVEEKIGGPVSPIGGPHGPPGPHGGPSPHGPPGPPGPPAPMGPYNPGPYNQGPPGPHGPPAPYQPQGWGNGFPHWQQGQPDPGKAAADANAAAWAAYYSQYQQQPQPPMAPAAAAPGTAQTNGQGDPQAPGQSGQTDYTKAWEEYYKKLGQQGQPQQDYTKAWEEYYKKQGQAAPQAAPAAASPAGGQPDYSAAWAEYYRQQAAYYGQGSPQAMGAAPPQQGQ; encoded by the exons ATGGCCGACTACTCCAGCGTGGCTCCTCCGTCCTCCAACTCGGGCGGCGGGGTGAACGACGCCTTTAAGGATGCGCTGCAGCGCGCCAGGCAG ATTGCTGCAAAAATAGGAGGCGACGGtggtgtgcccccccctccagtcGCCAACGAGTTCGGCTACGGCGGCCAGAagaggcccctggaggatgccg ATGACTCTTGGACAAGTCTGAGCAGTAGAACACACTGGGAGGGATTTCAGTCTTCTTTCACAG ATCAACCGGAAACAAAGAAAATGGCTTCACAGAGCGACC CTTTCTCATCAGTTATGGGGGGCATGAATTCCGCTCCCAG GTCGACCTCTGAGGAGTTCAAGGTTCCAGATGGGATGGTTGGATTCA TTATTGGACGGGGGGGTGAGCAGATATCCCGACTGCAGCAGGAGTCTGGATGCAAGATACAGATTGCCCAAG ACAGTGGCGGCCTACCAGAGAGGTCTGTGACCTTGACGGGGTCCCCAGATTCAATCCA GACGGCGAAGAGGCTGTTGACGGAGATTGTGGAGAAGGGCCGACCCCAGCCATTCATGCACTCCGACGGGCAGGGGATGGCCGTGCAGGAAATTCTCGTCCCAGCCACTAAAGCTGGCCTTGTGATCGGGAAGGGTGGCGAGACCATCAAGCAGTTGCAG gaacGTGCCGGTGTGAAGATGGTGATGATCCAGGAGGGCCCTCAGAACACAGGGGCTGACAAGCCTCTCAGGATTTCCGGGgagcctttcaaggtccag CAAGCCAAAGAGatggtgatggagctgatccgGGATCAGGGCTTCCGGGAACAGCGAGGCGAGTACGGCTCCCGCATGGGCGGAGGTGACACGCTTGAT GTCCCTGTCCCGAGGTTTGCCGTCGGGATAGTGATTGGCAGGAATGGTGAGATGATCAAGAAGATCCAGAATGACACTGGAGTCAGGATCCAGTTTAAACCAG aTGATGGCTCGATGCCTGAAAGAATAGCTCAGATCATGGGCCCGCCTGACCGGGCTCAGCACGCCGCCGAGATAATCGCCGATTTGCTGAGGAGCGTGCAGGctggaggccccccagggcctgGGGGCCGGGGCCgcggcaggggacagggcaacTGGAACATGGGTCCCCCTGGGGGGCTGCAGGAGTTCACTTTTACCGTCCCTGCCATGAAGACCGGCCTCATCATCGGCAAAG GGGGCGAGACCATCAAAAGCATCAGCCAGCAGTCAGGGGCTCGGGTAGAGCTGCAGAGGAATCCGCCCCCCAACACCGACCCCAACCTCAAGATCTTCACCATCCGCGGCTCCCCCCAACAGATCGACTACGCCAGGCAGTTGGTGGAGGAGAAGATCGGG GGTCCAGTCAGTCCCATAGGCGGTCCCCATGGCCCCCCCGGTCCACATGGAGGACCTTCTCCACACGGTCCACCTGGACCACCTGGACCTCCTGCCCCGATGGGTCCCTATAACCCCGGACCGTACAACCAGGGCCCCCCTGGACCACA CGGTCCCCCAGCCCCCTACCAGCCCCAGGGTTGGGGTAATGGCTTCCCTCACTGGCAGCAAGGCCAGCCAGATCCTG GGAAGGCGGCCGCTGACGCCAACGCTGCAGCCTGGGCGGCGTACTACTCGCAGTACCAGCAGCAGCCGCAGCCTCCCATGGCCCCCGCAGCTGCTGCGCCGGGCACCGCACAGACCAATGGGCAAG gtgACCCGCAGGCTCCAGGTCAGAGTGGACAGACAGATTACACCAAGGCCTGGGAAGAATATTACAAGAAATTGG GTCAACAGGGACAGCCGCAGCAGGATTACACTAAAGCCTGGGAGGAGTACTACAAAAAGCAAG GTCAGGCGGCTCCCCAGGCAGCGCCGGCTGCTGCGTCCCCTGCGGGAGGCCAGCCGGACTACAGTGCAGCCTGGGCTGAGTACTACCGGCAGCAAGCGGCATATTACGGACAGGGCAGCCCCCAGGCCATGGGGGCCGCGCCCCCCCAGCAG GGCCAGTAA
- the fubp1 gene encoding far upstream element-binding protein 1 isoform X2 has product MADYSSVAPPSSNSGGGVNDAFKDALQRARQIAAKIGGDGGVPPPPVANEFGYGGQKRPLEDADQPETKKMASQSDPFSSVMGGMNSAPRSTSEEFKVPDGMVGFIIGRGGEQISRLQQESGCKIQIAQDSGGLPERSVTLTGSPDSIQTAKRLLTEIVEKGRPQPFMHSDGQGMAVQEILVPATKAGLVIGKGGETIKQLQERAGVKMVMIQEGPQNTGADKPLRISGEPFKVQQAKEMVMELIRDQGFREQRGEYGSRMGGGDTLDVPVPRFAVGIVIGRNGEMIKKIQNDTGVRIQFKPDDGSMPERIAQIMGPPDRAQHAAEIIADLLRSVQAGGPPGPGGRGRGRGQGNWNMGPPGGLQEFTFTVPAMKTGLIIGKGGETIKSISQQSGARVELQRNPPPNTDPNLKIFTIRGSPQQIDYARQLVEEKIGGPVSPIGGPHGPPGPHGGPSPHGPPGPPGPPAPMGPYNPGPYNQGPPGPHGPPAPYQPQGWGNGFPHWQQGQPDPGKAAADANAAAWAAYYSQYQQQPQPPMAPAAAAPGTAQTNGQGDPQAPGQSGQTDYTKAWEEYYKKLGQQGQPQQDYTKAWEEYYKKQGQAAPQAAPAAASPAGGQPDYSAAWAEYYRQQAAYYGQGSPQAMGAAPPQQVPLAPLPAAAANPFPLGVGAPLRSWRLYD; this is encoded by the exons ATGGCCGACTACTCCAGCGTGGCTCCTCCGTCCTCCAACTCGGGCGGCGGGGTGAACGACGCCTTTAAGGATGCGCTGCAGCGCGCCAGGCAG ATTGCTGCAAAAATAGGAGGCGACGGtggtgtgcccccccctccagtcGCCAACGAGTTCGGCTACGGCGGCCAGAagaggcccctggaggatgccg ATCAACCGGAAACAAAGAAAATGGCTTCACAGAGCGACC CTTTCTCATCAGTTATGGGGGGCATGAATTCCGCTCCCAG GTCGACCTCTGAGGAGTTCAAGGTTCCAGATGGGATGGTTGGATTCA TTATTGGACGGGGGGGTGAGCAGATATCCCGACTGCAGCAGGAGTCTGGATGCAAGATACAGATTGCCCAAG ACAGTGGCGGCCTACCAGAGAGGTCTGTGACCTTGACGGGGTCCCCAGATTCAATCCA GACGGCGAAGAGGCTGTTGACGGAGATTGTGGAGAAGGGCCGACCCCAGCCATTCATGCACTCCGACGGGCAGGGGATGGCCGTGCAGGAAATTCTCGTCCCAGCCACTAAAGCTGGCCTTGTGATCGGGAAGGGTGGCGAGACCATCAAGCAGTTGCAG gaacGTGCCGGTGTGAAGATGGTGATGATCCAGGAGGGCCCTCAGAACACAGGGGCTGACAAGCCTCTCAGGATTTCCGGGgagcctttcaaggtccag CAAGCCAAAGAGatggtgatggagctgatccgGGATCAGGGCTTCCGGGAACAGCGAGGCGAGTACGGCTCCCGCATGGGCGGAGGTGACACGCTTGAT GTCCCTGTCCCGAGGTTTGCCGTCGGGATAGTGATTGGCAGGAATGGTGAGATGATCAAGAAGATCCAGAATGACACTGGAGTCAGGATCCAGTTTAAACCAG aTGATGGCTCGATGCCTGAAAGAATAGCTCAGATCATGGGCCCGCCTGACCGGGCTCAGCACGCCGCCGAGATAATCGCCGATTTGCTGAGGAGCGTGCAGGctggaggccccccagggcctgGGGGCCGGGGCCgcggcaggggacagggcaacTGGAACATGGGTCCCCCTGGGGGGCTGCAGGAGTTCACTTTTACCGTCCCTGCCATGAAGACCGGCCTCATCATCGGCAAAG GGGGCGAGACCATCAAAAGCATCAGCCAGCAGTCAGGGGCTCGGGTAGAGCTGCAGAGGAATCCGCCCCCCAACACCGACCCCAACCTCAAGATCTTCACCATCCGCGGCTCCCCCCAACAGATCGACTACGCCAGGCAGTTGGTGGAGGAGAAGATCGGG GGTCCAGTCAGTCCCATAGGCGGTCCCCATGGCCCCCCCGGTCCACATGGAGGACCTTCTCCACACGGTCCACCTGGACCACCTGGACCTCCTGCCCCGATGGGTCCCTATAACCCCGGACCGTACAACCAGGGCCCCCCTGGACCACA CGGTCCCCCAGCCCCCTACCAGCCCCAGGGTTGGGGTAATGGCTTCCCTCACTGGCAGCAAGGCCAGCCAGATCCTG GGAAGGCGGCCGCTGACGCCAACGCTGCAGCCTGGGCGGCGTACTACTCGCAGTACCAGCAGCAGCCGCAGCCTCCCATGGCCCCCGCAGCTGCTGCGCCGGGCACCGCACAGACCAATGGGCAAG gtgACCCGCAGGCTCCAGGTCAGAGTGGACAGACAGATTACACCAAGGCCTGGGAAGAATATTACAAGAAATTGG GTCAACAGGGACAGCCGCAGCAGGATTACACTAAAGCCTGGGAGGAGTACTACAAAAAGCAAG GTCAGGCGGCTCCCCAGGCAGCGCCGGCTGCTGCGTCCCCTGCGGGAGGCCAGCCGGACTACAGTGCAGCCTGGGCTGAGTACTACCGGCAGCAAGCGGCATATTACGGACAGGGCAGCCCCCAGGCCATGGGGGCCGCGCCCCCCCAGCAGGTACCGCTTGCCCCGCTCCCCGCCGCCGCCGCTAACCCTTTCCCCCTAGGTGTGGGCGCCCCCTTGAGGAGCTGGCGTCTCTACGACTAA
- the fubp1 gene encoding far upstream element-binding protein 1 isoform X3: MADYSSVAPPSSNSGGGVNDAFKDALQRARQIAAKIGGDGGVPPPPVANEFGYGGQKRPLEDADDSWTSLSSRTHWEGFQSSFTDQPETKKMASQSDPFSSVMGGMNSAPRSTSEEFKVPDGMVGFIIGRGGEQISRLQQESGCKIQIAQDSGGLPERSVTLTGSPDSIQTAKRLLTEIVEKGRPQPFMHSDGQGMAVQEILVPATKAGLVIGKGGETIKQLQERAGVKMVMIQEGPQNTGADKPLRISGEPFKVQQAKEMVMELIRDQGFREQRGEYGSRMGGGDTLDVPVPRFAVGIVIGRNGEMIKKIQNDTGVRIQFKPDDGSMPERIAQIMGPPDRAQHAAEIIADLLRSVQAGGPPGPGGRGRGRGQGNWNMGPPGGLQEFTFTVPAMKTGLIIGKGGETIKSISQQSGARVELQRNPPPNTDPNLKIFTIRGSPQQIDYARQLVEEKIGGPVSPIGGPHGPPGPHGGPSPHGPPGPPGPPAPMGPYNPGPYNQGPPGPHGPPAPYQPQGWGNGFPHWQQGQPDPGKAAADANAAAWAAYYSQYQQQPQPPMAPAAAAPGTAQTNGQGQQGQPQQDYTKAWEEYYKKQGQAAPQAAPAAASPAGGQPDYSAAWAEYYRQQAAYYGQGSPQAMGAAPPQQVPLAPLPAAAANPFPLGVGAPLRSWRLYD; this comes from the exons ATGGCCGACTACTCCAGCGTGGCTCCTCCGTCCTCCAACTCGGGCGGCGGGGTGAACGACGCCTTTAAGGATGCGCTGCAGCGCGCCAGGCAG ATTGCTGCAAAAATAGGAGGCGACGGtggtgtgcccccccctccagtcGCCAACGAGTTCGGCTACGGCGGCCAGAagaggcccctggaggatgccg ATGACTCTTGGACAAGTCTGAGCAGTAGAACACACTGGGAGGGATTTCAGTCTTCTTTCACAG ATCAACCGGAAACAAAGAAAATGGCTTCACAGAGCGACC CTTTCTCATCAGTTATGGGGGGCATGAATTCCGCTCCCAG GTCGACCTCTGAGGAGTTCAAGGTTCCAGATGGGATGGTTGGATTCA TTATTGGACGGGGGGGTGAGCAGATATCCCGACTGCAGCAGGAGTCTGGATGCAAGATACAGATTGCCCAAG ACAGTGGCGGCCTACCAGAGAGGTCTGTGACCTTGACGGGGTCCCCAGATTCAATCCA GACGGCGAAGAGGCTGTTGACGGAGATTGTGGAGAAGGGCCGACCCCAGCCATTCATGCACTCCGACGGGCAGGGGATGGCCGTGCAGGAAATTCTCGTCCCAGCCACTAAAGCTGGCCTTGTGATCGGGAAGGGTGGCGAGACCATCAAGCAGTTGCAG gaacGTGCCGGTGTGAAGATGGTGATGATCCAGGAGGGCCCTCAGAACACAGGGGCTGACAAGCCTCTCAGGATTTCCGGGgagcctttcaaggtccag CAAGCCAAAGAGatggtgatggagctgatccgGGATCAGGGCTTCCGGGAACAGCGAGGCGAGTACGGCTCCCGCATGGGCGGAGGTGACACGCTTGAT GTCCCTGTCCCGAGGTTTGCCGTCGGGATAGTGATTGGCAGGAATGGTGAGATGATCAAGAAGATCCAGAATGACACTGGAGTCAGGATCCAGTTTAAACCAG aTGATGGCTCGATGCCTGAAAGAATAGCTCAGATCATGGGCCCGCCTGACCGGGCTCAGCACGCCGCCGAGATAATCGCCGATTTGCTGAGGAGCGTGCAGGctggaggccccccagggcctgGGGGCCGGGGCCgcggcaggggacagggcaacTGGAACATGGGTCCCCCTGGGGGGCTGCAGGAGTTCACTTTTACCGTCCCTGCCATGAAGACCGGCCTCATCATCGGCAAAG GGGGCGAGACCATCAAAAGCATCAGCCAGCAGTCAGGGGCTCGGGTAGAGCTGCAGAGGAATCCGCCCCCCAACACCGACCCCAACCTCAAGATCTTCACCATCCGCGGCTCCCCCCAACAGATCGACTACGCCAGGCAGTTGGTGGAGGAGAAGATCGGG GGTCCAGTCAGTCCCATAGGCGGTCCCCATGGCCCCCCCGGTCCACATGGAGGACCTTCTCCACACGGTCCACCTGGACCACCTGGACCTCCTGCCCCGATGGGTCCCTATAACCCCGGACCGTACAACCAGGGCCCCCCTGGACCACA CGGTCCCCCAGCCCCCTACCAGCCCCAGGGTTGGGGTAATGGCTTCCCTCACTGGCAGCAAGGCCAGCCAGATCCTG GGAAGGCGGCCGCTGACGCCAACGCTGCAGCCTGGGCGGCGTACTACTCGCAGTACCAGCAGCAGCCGCAGCCTCCCATGGCCCCCGCAGCTGCTGCGCCGGGCACCGCACAGACCAATGGGCAAG GTCAACAGGGACAGCCGCAGCAGGATTACACTAAAGCCTGGGAGGAGTACTACAAAAAGCAAG GTCAGGCGGCTCCCCAGGCAGCGCCGGCTGCTGCGTCCCCTGCGGGAGGCCAGCCGGACTACAGTGCAGCCTGGGCTGAGTACTACCGGCAGCAAGCGGCATATTACGGACAGGGCAGCCCCCAGGCCATGGGGGCCGCGCCCCCCCAGCAGGTACCGCTTGCCCCGCTCCCCGCCGCCGCCGCTAACCCTTTCCCCCTAGGTGTGGGCGCCCCCTTGAGGAGCTGGCGTCTCTACGACTAA
- the fubp1 gene encoding far upstream element-binding protein 1 isoform X1, producing MADYSSVAPPSSNSGGGVNDAFKDALQRARQIAAKIGGDGGVPPPPVANEFGYGGQKRPLEDADDSWTSLSSRTHWEGFQSSFTDQPETKKMASQSDPFSSVMGGMNSAPRSTSEEFKVPDGMVGFIIGRGGEQISRLQQESGCKIQIAQDSGGLPERSVTLTGSPDSIQTAKRLLTEIVEKGRPQPFMHSDGQGMAVQEILVPATKAGLVIGKGGETIKQLQERAGVKMVMIQEGPQNTGADKPLRISGEPFKVQQAKEMVMELIRDQGFREQRGEYGSRMGGGDTLDVPVPRFAVGIVIGRNGEMIKKIQNDTGVRIQFKPDDGSMPERIAQIMGPPDRAQHAAEIIADLLRSVQAGGPPGPGGRGRGRGQGNWNMGPPGGLQEFTFTVPAMKTGLIIGKGGETIKSISQQSGARVELQRNPPPNTDPNLKIFTIRGSPQQIDYARQLVEEKIGGPVSPIGGPHGPPGPHGGPSPHGPPGPPGPPAPMGPYNPGPYNQGPPGPHGPPAPYQPQGWGNGFPHWQQGQPDPGKAAADANAAAWAAYYSQYQQQPQPPMAPAAAAPGTAQTNGQGDPQAPGQSGQTDYTKAWEEYYKKLGQQGQPQQDYTKAWEEYYKKQGQAAPQAAPAAASPAGGQPDYSAAWAEYYRQQAAYYGQGSPQAMGAAPPQQVPLAPLPAAAANPFPLGVGAPLRSWRLYD from the exons ATGGCCGACTACTCCAGCGTGGCTCCTCCGTCCTCCAACTCGGGCGGCGGGGTGAACGACGCCTTTAAGGATGCGCTGCAGCGCGCCAGGCAG ATTGCTGCAAAAATAGGAGGCGACGGtggtgtgcccccccctccagtcGCCAACGAGTTCGGCTACGGCGGCCAGAagaggcccctggaggatgccg ATGACTCTTGGACAAGTCTGAGCAGTAGAACACACTGGGAGGGATTTCAGTCTTCTTTCACAG ATCAACCGGAAACAAAGAAAATGGCTTCACAGAGCGACC CTTTCTCATCAGTTATGGGGGGCATGAATTCCGCTCCCAG GTCGACCTCTGAGGAGTTCAAGGTTCCAGATGGGATGGTTGGATTCA TTATTGGACGGGGGGGTGAGCAGATATCCCGACTGCAGCAGGAGTCTGGATGCAAGATACAGATTGCCCAAG ACAGTGGCGGCCTACCAGAGAGGTCTGTGACCTTGACGGGGTCCCCAGATTCAATCCA GACGGCGAAGAGGCTGTTGACGGAGATTGTGGAGAAGGGCCGACCCCAGCCATTCATGCACTCCGACGGGCAGGGGATGGCCGTGCAGGAAATTCTCGTCCCAGCCACTAAAGCTGGCCTTGTGATCGGGAAGGGTGGCGAGACCATCAAGCAGTTGCAG gaacGTGCCGGTGTGAAGATGGTGATGATCCAGGAGGGCCCTCAGAACACAGGGGCTGACAAGCCTCTCAGGATTTCCGGGgagcctttcaaggtccag CAAGCCAAAGAGatggtgatggagctgatccgGGATCAGGGCTTCCGGGAACAGCGAGGCGAGTACGGCTCCCGCATGGGCGGAGGTGACACGCTTGAT GTCCCTGTCCCGAGGTTTGCCGTCGGGATAGTGATTGGCAGGAATGGTGAGATGATCAAGAAGATCCAGAATGACACTGGAGTCAGGATCCAGTTTAAACCAG aTGATGGCTCGATGCCTGAAAGAATAGCTCAGATCATGGGCCCGCCTGACCGGGCTCAGCACGCCGCCGAGATAATCGCCGATTTGCTGAGGAGCGTGCAGGctggaggccccccagggcctgGGGGCCGGGGCCgcggcaggggacagggcaacTGGAACATGGGTCCCCCTGGGGGGCTGCAGGAGTTCACTTTTACCGTCCCTGCCATGAAGACCGGCCTCATCATCGGCAAAG GGGGCGAGACCATCAAAAGCATCAGCCAGCAGTCAGGGGCTCGGGTAGAGCTGCAGAGGAATCCGCCCCCCAACACCGACCCCAACCTCAAGATCTTCACCATCCGCGGCTCCCCCCAACAGATCGACTACGCCAGGCAGTTGGTGGAGGAGAAGATCGGG GGTCCAGTCAGTCCCATAGGCGGTCCCCATGGCCCCCCCGGTCCACATGGAGGACCTTCTCCACACGGTCCACCTGGACCACCTGGACCTCCTGCCCCGATGGGTCCCTATAACCCCGGACCGTACAACCAGGGCCCCCCTGGACCACA CGGTCCCCCAGCCCCCTACCAGCCCCAGGGTTGGGGTAATGGCTTCCCTCACTGGCAGCAAGGCCAGCCAGATCCTG GGAAGGCGGCCGCTGACGCCAACGCTGCAGCCTGGGCGGCGTACTACTCGCAGTACCAGCAGCAGCCGCAGCCTCCCATGGCCCCCGCAGCTGCTGCGCCGGGCACCGCACAGACCAATGGGCAAG gtgACCCGCAGGCTCCAGGTCAGAGTGGACAGACAGATTACACCAAGGCCTGGGAAGAATATTACAAGAAATTGG GTCAACAGGGACAGCCGCAGCAGGATTACACTAAAGCCTGGGAGGAGTACTACAAAAAGCAAG GTCAGGCGGCTCCCCAGGCAGCGCCGGCTGCTGCGTCCCCTGCGGGAGGCCAGCCGGACTACAGTGCAGCCTGGGCTGAGTACTACCGGCAGCAAGCGGCATATTACGGACAGGGCAGCCCCCAGGCCATGGGGGCCGCGCCCCCCCAGCAGGTACCGCTTGCCCCGCTCCCCGCCGCCGCCGCTAACCCTTTCCCCCTAGGTGTGGGCGCCCCCTTGAGGAGCTGGCGTCTCTACGACTAA
- the slc25a24l gene encoding solute carrier family 25 member 24, like, with protein MTQHISLKGMDRFRSLFLKLDRNNDGYISVDELHKEMEKIGVLSADQKAQGIVGNYDQDGDGRLDYNEFLSYMQDRERKWRINFNAFDRNKCGVICQEEIIILFKELGLVISKKNAEKIIQMMDEDHSMTVDWGEFLQHVVLNPVEDIRDLVLSWQRSTVFDVGEGVTLPMEFSQQDAGSGAIWKYIFAAGLADAMSRTLTAPIDRLKTQLQVYGSKTMSPSFKEVRFGAFKSMWQGNMVNVLKGTPQSTLQYVIYSQMKSHTQAAECSLTVPQRFGLGCLSGAAAHAVFYPLEVLKVRLNLQPVGTSAGVLGCARALYHSERLSAFYRGFRPSVMCMIPYAGVECAVHQSIISWAKTDPANSDESKLFLFSFVAFACGQTASYPLAVIRTQQQAQALSVNPKASSALQGLQSIYTAFGIRGFYNGMGASFVKALPCAILNYTLTPAFGRLLSSDA; from the exons ATGACTCAACACATATCACTGAAAGG CATGGACCGGTTCCGCAGCCTTTTCCTCAAACTGGACAGAAATAACGACGGCTATATTTCTGTTGACGAGCTGCACAAGGAAATGGAAAAAATAGGGGTTTTATCTGCTGACCAGAAGGCTCAG GGCATCGTCGGTAACTATGATCAGGACGGCGATGGACGCTTAGATTACAATGAGTTTCTCAGCTATATGCAGGACAGAGAAAGGAAATGGAGAATTAACTTTAATGCGTTCGACAGAAATAAATGTG GAGTGATTTGCCAGGAAGAAATCATAATTTTATTTAAGGAATTAGGACTGGTCATTTCTAAGAAGAATGCAGAGAAGATCATACAGAT GATGGATGAGGATCACTCCATGACGGTGGACTGGGGCGAGTTCCTGCAGCATGTCGTCCTAAACCCGGTGGAGGACATTCGGGACCTGGTGTTGTCCTGGCAGCGCAGTACG GTGTTTGACGTGGGGGAAGGCGTCACGCTGCCTATGGAGTTTTCACAGCAGGATGCCGGCTCTGGGGCCATCTGGAAGTACATCTTTGCTGCCGGACTGGCGGACGCGATGTCCAGGACCCTAACGGCACCCATCGATCGGCTGAAAACCCAGCTTCAG GTGTATGGATCCAAAACCATGTCGCCCAGCTTTAAGGAAGTCCGCTTTGGAGCTTTCAAGTCCATGTGGCAAGGAAACATGGTGAACGTCCTTAAAGGGACACCGCAGTCAACACTTCAGTATGTCATCTACAGCCAG ATGAAGTCACACACGCAGGCTGCGGAGTGCTCCCTGACCGTGCCTCAGCGGTTTGGGCTGGGCTGCCTGTCTggggcagctgcacatgccGTCTTTTACCCTCTAGAG GTGTTGAAGGTGCGGCTGAATCTTCAGCCAGTCGGCACCTCCGCCGGGGTTTTGGGCTGTGCCAGGGCTCTTTATCACAGCGAGCGGCTCTCAGCCTTCTACAGGGGCTTCAGGCCCAGCGTCATGTGCATGATCCCGTACGCTGGAGTGGAATGTGCCGTGCATCAG TCAATTATAAGCTGGGCAAAGACTGATCCAGCCAACAGCGATGAGTCCAAGCTATTCCTCTTCAGCTTTGTGGCCTTTGCGTGCGGACAAACAGCCAGCTACCCCCTGGCGGTAATCAGGACCCAGCAGCAAGCTCAAG CTCTTAGTGTGAATCCCAAGGCTTCCAGCGCACTTCAGGGACTCCAGAGTATCTATACGGCATTTGGGATTCGGGGTTTTTACAATGGAATGGGGGCGAGTTTTGTTAAAGCACTCCCATGCGCCATTTTAAACTACACTCTGACACCAGCGTTTGGAAGACTGCTCTCCTCAGATGCGTGA